One part of the Caproiciproducens sp. CPB-2 genome encodes these proteins:
- a CDS encoding 2-dehydro-3-deoxygalactonokinase — MYAVIDCGTTNTRVYILNNENQMVGQAARKVGVRDTSMTGSKDALRNGLREAILEAIEKSGAKTKDIKYAIASGMITSEIGLMEIPHLVAPAGIRELAENVKIVSGREIISLDIPIMFIRGIRNNYGDNATLTEIDDVDFMRGEEAQVIGILDEYRIKEPVNILVLSSHSKMIHVNGDGKVEASMTTLSGQLFEAVINQTNVGKSLVPCDGEESGGYTFEEIVTFAGRCVRTKGLVRCFMIPRFMQVLLKSDYMERRGFVDASIAVDDMNAIRSFDLKYNGGAYILFGPESRCKLYSYLLKKEYGENAKIVSVFDKEKLAELTVRGGVKIADLYRQLSEKGGIDHV, encoded by the coding sequence ATGTATGCAGTCATTGATTGCGGCACGACCAATACAAGAGTCTACATATTAAATAACGAAAACCAGATGGTAGGTCAGGCCGCCCGTAAGGTGGGCGTTCGGGACACCTCTATGACGGGGTCGAAGGACGCGCTGAGAAACGGCCTTCGGGAAGCTATTCTGGAGGCAATCGAAAAATCCGGAGCAAAAACAAAAGATATAAAATACGCGATTGCTTCGGGAATGATCACGTCGGAGATCGGACTGATGGAAATCCCGCATTTGGTGGCGCCCGCGGGAATCCGGGAGCTCGCCGAAAATGTGAAAATCGTTTCCGGCAGGGAAATTATTTCTCTCGACATCCCCATCATGTTTATACGGGGAATCCGAAACAACTACGGCGACAACGCCACGCTGACGGAAATCGACGATGTGGATTTTATGCGCGGCGAAGAGGCGCAGGTCATTGGGATCCTCGACGAATACCGGATTAAGGAACCGGTGAATATCCTGGTGCTCAGCTCCCACTCAAAGATGATTCATGTGAACGGGGACGGAAAAGTGGAAGCAAGCATGACGACTCTCAGCGGGCAGCTGTTCGAAGCGGTCATCAACCAGACCAACGTGGGGAAAAGTCTGGTTCCGTGCGACGGAGAAGAGAGCGGAGGATACACCTTTGAGGAGATCGTGACGTTTGCGGGGCGCTGCGTCCGTACGAAAGGGCTTGTCCGGTGTTTCATGATCCCCAGATTCATGCAGGTATTGCTGAAATCGGACTATATGGAAAGGCGCGGTTTTGTCGACGCTTCCATTGCGGTTGATGATATGAATGCCATCAGAAGCTTCGATTTGAAATATAATGGAGGTGCTTATATTCTTTTCGGGCCGGAATCCCGCTGTAAATTATACTCCTATTTGTTGAAGAAGGAATATGGGGAGAATGCGAAGATCGTTTCCGTTTTCGACAAAGAGAAGCTTGCCGAACTGACGGTTCGGGGCGGAGTCAAAATCGCAGATCTGTACAGGCAATTAAGTGAAAAGGGAGGAATCGATCATGTTTAA
- a CDS encoding dihydrodipicolinate synthase family protein has protein sequence MFKMRGVVPPVITPFLENGGVDYEGVKTLAHFLKNNVHGMFITGSYGSGVLLTEEERKKIIDVTVKEVDGKIPVIVHTGTADTASAARLSKYAKEAGAQAVAAVGPYYYKHNDDSICAFYDGIMEAVGPDYPVYVYNNTQFQGYTISLELLKRLKGMGIHGVKDATFDILAHASYMRVLKDGNFDVALGTEAMWLSACVLGCEAFIPGIGNALPEICCKMFDQGMNKEYDALRETQFEVNQIRDIMYLAKSTQLAIYAMLEIRGILKAFPRSPFLPPTQLEKDEIKAKLLALGVIKL, from the coding sequence ATGTTTAAGATGAGAGGGGTAGTTCCGCCGGTAATTACGCCCTTTTTGGAAAACGGCGGGGTGGATTACGAAGGGGTAAAAACATTAGCCCATTTTCTCAAAAACAATGTGCATGGAATGTTTATAACGGGCTCTTACGGGAGCGGCGTACTGCTCACCGAAGAAGAAAGAAAGAAAATCATCGACGTTACGGTGAAAGAGGTTGATGGAAAAATTCCCGTGATCGTTCACACGGGCACGGCCGACACCGCAAGCGCGGCGCGGCTGTCCAAGTACGCGAAAGAGGCCGGCGCACAGGCGGTCGCGGCGGTGGGGCCTTATTACTACAAACATAACGACGACAGCATCTGTGCGTTTTACGACGGAATTATGGAGGCGGTCGGACCGGATTACCCGGTATATGTTTATAACAATACCCAGTTTCAGGGCTATACGATCAGCCTGGAGTTGCTGAAGAGGCTGAAAGGCATGGGCATCCACGGCGTGAAGGACGCTACCTTCGACATTCTGGCCCACGCAAGCTATATGCGCGTTCTGAAGGACGGCAATTTCGACGTTGCGCTGGGGACGGAAGCCATGTGGCTTTCCGCCTGTGTCCTGGGCTGTGAGGCTTTCATTCCGGGAATCGGAAACGCGCTCCCCGAGATTTGCTGTAAGATGTTCGATCAGGGAATGAACAAAGAATATGACGCCCTGCGTGAAACCCAATTCGAAGTGAATCAGATTCGGGATATCATGTATCTTGCGAAATCGACTCAGCTTGCGATCTATGCGATGCTGGAGATCCGCGGAATCCTCAAAGCGTTTCCCCGTTCTCCTTTTCTGCCGCCCACACAGCTTGAAAAGGATGAAATCAAAGCAAAGCTTCTCGCGCTTGGCGTCATAAAACTTTAG
- a CDS encoding ABC transporter substrate-binding protein, which translates to MNGKSRKTSKILAMLLALSMIVPLSACGGSPSAASGASAGTGSAAGSDASPKGDILFGVSTAITGAAPLEGERTKQGIDMAVEEINAAGGVLGKNLKAEYEDDANTAGTAVNVVNKLGSNPDVVCLFGPHRSTNAIAVLGSVAKNKIPFLTGGSSPSLINSGNPYLFRIRASDSFVAKIISKYAVEKLHGTKIALLYNNDDYGVGGKDVILADLKSRNITPVVCEGHNTGDKDMTSVIEKAKNAGADCLIVYTHDPEAAILARQVVELGLDVPKIGPTTYVNETWLSLVDEKTAENWYSVTDFIPSNTDEKVATFVKKFKEKYNVEPDLFASSYYNATYLLADALKRAGTADREKLQQELLKTKDFPSIYGNMSANEHGELIHDAVVAQIHDKKAVYVEKVTE; encoded by the coding sequence ATGAACGGTAAGTCCAGAAAAACTTCGAAAATTCTTGCAATGCTTCTCGCCCTGTCGATGATTGTTCCGCTGTCGGCCTGCGGCGGCAGCCCTTCGGCGGCCTCCGGCGCGTCGGCGGGCACAGGCTCCGCAGCGGGTTCTGACGCGTCGCCGAAAGGAGACATCCTTTTTGGGGTTTCGACGGCAATCACAGGCGCCGCGCCTCTGGAAGGCGAGCGGACAAAGCAGGGGATCGATATGGCCGTTGAGGAAATCAACGCGGCGGGGGGAGTATTGGGCAAGAATCTGAAAGCGGAATATGAAGACGATGCAAATACGGCGGGAACCGCTGTCAATGTTGTGAACAAGCTGGGCTCGAACCCGGACGTCGTCTGCCTGTTCGGGCCGCACAGAAGCACCAACGCGATCGCGGTGCTCGGCAGCGTCGCAAAAAACAAGATCCCGTTTTTAACAGGCGGCTCGTCGCCTTCCCTGATTAACTCCGGCAATCCTTACCTTTTCAGGATCAGGGCGTCGGATTCCTTTGTCGCGAAGATCATTTCAAAATATGCGGTGGAAAAGCTGCATGGTACAAAGATCGCTCTTCTGTACAATAACGACGATTACGGCGTAGGCGGCAAGGATGTCATCCTCGCGGACCTGAAGAGCAGAAACATAACCCCCGTGGTATGCGAAGGCCACAATACCGGCGATAAGGATATGACCAGCGTCATTGAGAAAGCAAAGAACGCGGGCGCGGATTGCCTGATTGTCTACACGCATGATCCGGAAGCCGCTATTTTAGCGCGCCAGGTCGTTGAACTCGGTCTGGATGTTCCGAAAATTGGCCCGACGACGTATGTCAACGAGACGTGGCTGTCTCTTGTCGATGAGAAAACGGCGGAAAACTGGTACAGCGTAACGGACTTTATTCCCAGCAACACGGATGAAAAGGTTGCCACATTTGTAAAGAAGTTTAAAGAGAAATACAATGTGGAACCGGATCTGTTCGCGTCGTCCTATTACAATGCGACCTACCTGCTGGCTGACGCGCTGAAACGCGCCGGTACGGCTGACAGAGAAAAACTGCAGCAGGAGCTGCTTAAGACGAAAGATTTCCCAAGCATCTACGGAAATATGAGCGCCAACGAACACGGAGAATTGATCCACGATGCGGTAGTCGCCCAAATTCATGATAAAAAAGCCGTTTATGTGGAAAAAGTTACGGAATAA
- a CDS encoding branched-chain amino acid ABC transporter permease: protein MESFLQLVVSGISMGCIYCLVAIEFSLIWNASGLINFGHDSFIMFGAYIFAGSMILRGNLSVPAAIISSLIFMAAFGVLVAVTIFIPLSRLGSDIFAVMGTIMLAKIISEGVRLFYGASPFSLPGFLGGTVKFGNVVMGRVSFYIIFITIVTLICIHLLFSKTKIGRAMRCVAQDKDAASLMGINVQRNIMATVALSSAICGIIGVLIIPLFSVDLNMASMIGLKGFASGIIGGFGSMPGAMVGGLLIGLIENLYTGIGPAIYKDVVAFLLMIIFLMIKPKGIMAKKNL, encoded by the coding sequence ATGGAATCGTTTTTACAGCTTGTTGTAAGCGGAATCTCGATGGGCTGCATTTATTGTCTTGTAGCTATAGAGTTCTCGCTCATTTGGAACGCAAGCGGACTTATAAACTTCGGGCACGATAGTTTCATTATGTTCGGAGCATATATTTTTGCTGGTTCCATGATTCTAAGAGGAAATTTAAGCGTTCCGGCGGCAATTATCAGTTCCCTTATTTTCATGGCGGCTTTCGGGGTACTGGTGGCTGTAACTATTTTTATTCCGCTGAGCCGGTTGGGTTCTGATATATTTGCCGTTATGGGAACCATTATGCTTGCAAAAATTATCAGTGAAGGCGTCAGGCTGTTTTACGGCGCGTCGCCTTTTTCTCTTCCCGGATTTCTGGGAGGAACCGTAAAATTTGGAAATGTTGTTATGGGAAGGGTAAGCTTCTATATCATTTTCATTACCATTGTTACCTTGATTTGCATCCATCTGCTGTTCTCAAAAACGAAAATCGGCCGTGCGATGCGCTGTGTGGCGCAGGATAAGGACGCGGCTTCGCTGATGGGGATAAACGTACAGCGCAACATTATGGCGACCGTAGCGCTGAGTTCGGCGATATGCGGGATCATTGGCGTTTTGATTATCCCGCTTTTCAGCGTCGATCTTAATATGGCGTCCATGATCGGGCTGAAAGGATTCGCCTCGGGAATCATCGGCGGCTTCGGATCGATGCCGGGCGCGATGGTTGGCGGACTTTTAATCGGCTTGATCGAAAACCTTTATACCGGAATCGGCCCTGCGATTTACAAAGATGTTGTTGCGTTTTTGCTGATGATCATATTCCTGATGATAAAGCCTAAGGGAATTATGGCCAAGAAAAATCTGTAA
- a CDS encoding branched-chain amino acid ABC transporter permease, whose product MKKKGIVQLAAVFLLLILFLLVPVFVKQTYLIILFDNTFINIIILVGLNFITGLMGETNLGTAGIMALGAYTFSLFCTRLSFSPWIGLLCAVVMGILIGFGLGWPSLRMKGIYLSLTTLGFGEIVRLVLNNLANVTGGSTGVTNIPSLNIFGHVLTSAMDFYYFILVCVIIILAVTYKIIHSKWGRAIKAIKDNDVAVEACGIEISKIKILAFTLCSVYGCIGGALYAQLMGYISPSDFTLNSSVTYLMMLMIGGIGSVPGNIIGAFIVTMLPELLRFLKDYYWITFSVIILIFSVLLPNGLVSIFKKFAGRIGSVLTRKEE is encoded by the coding sequence ATGAAAAAAAAGGGGATTGTCCAACTGGCGGCGGTTTTTTTGCTGTTGATCTTATTCCTGTTGGTTCCTGTGTTTGTGAAACAGACATATCTGATCATATTGTTTGACAATACGTTTATCAATATTATTATTTTAGTGGGTTTAAACTTCATAACCGGCCTGATGGGAGAAACCAATTTAGGAACGGCCGGAATCATGGCGCTGGGCGCGTACACCTTTTCCCTGTTTTGTACGCGGCTGTCTTTCTCCCCGTGGATTGGGCTGCTCTGCGCAGTCGTGATGGGGATCCTGATCGGCTTCGGGCTCGGCTGGCCGAGTCTGCGGATGAAGGGAATTTACCTTTCGCTGACCACGCTTGGCTTTGGGGAAATCGTAAGGCTGGTCCTGAACAATCTCGCCAATGTGACAGGCGGTTCGACGGGTGTCACCAATATCCCCTCTTTAAACATTTTCGGACATGTGCTGACCTCCGCCATGGATTTCTATTATTTTATCCTTGTCTGCGTAATCATTATTTTGGCGGTCACCTATAAAATCATTCATTCAAAATGGGGACGGGCGATCAAGGCGATCAAGGACAACGACGTTGCCGTGGAAGCCTGCGGTATCGAAATTTCCAAAATAAAAATTTTAGCCTTTACTCTCTGCAGCGTTTACGGCTGCATCGGCGGCGCCCTGTACGCGCAGCTTATGGGTTATATCAGCCCTTCGGACTTTACTCTGAATTCGTCCGTTACCTATCTCATGATGCTGATGATCGGAGGGATCGGTTCCGTTCCGGGCAATATCATCGGGGCGTTTATTGTAACCATGCTTCCGGAGCTTCTGAGATTCCTCAAGGATTACTACTGGATCACCTTCAGCGTTATCATTTTGATATTCTCCGTTTTGCTTCCGAACGGCCTCGTCTCTATCTTTAAGAAATTCGCCGGCAGGATCGGTTCCGTGCTGACCAGGAAGGAGGAATAA
- a CDS encoding ABC transporter ATP-binding protein has protein sequence MPEILEISNLTKKFGGLTAVNDFTMQMEKRKIHALIGPNGSGKTTTINMISGVLQANSGTILFDGQDITKNTTNKIANLGVIRTFQNIKLFKSLSVVENVMVGGHKDTHMGLLHSLVDVRGSLKEESALKERAEEVLNFISLYNVKDENVNNLPYGQQKMVELARAMMGQPKLLLLDEPAAGLNPTERVQLMELLQKIYDEGVELFLVEHNMDVVMNFCQKITVLSFGVKIAEGTPNEVQNNDEVIKAYLGKKYKKQGVDEVQ, from the coding sequence ATGCCCGAAATCTTAGAAATCAGCAACCTGACAAAAAAATTCGGCGGGTTGACCGCCGTAAATGATTTCACCATGCAGATGGAAAAAAGAAAGATCCATGCGTTGATCGGACCAAACGGCTCCGGAAAAACGACCACGATCAATATGATCAGCGGCGTGCTGCAGGCAAACTCCGGCACCATATTGTTTGACGGGCAGGATATTACCAAAAACACGACGAATAAGATTGCCAATCTCGGCGTTATCAGAACTTTTCAAAATATCAAGCTGTTCAAATCCCTTTCGGTCGTGGAGAATGTCATGGTCGGCGGGCACAAGGATACCCATATGGGCCTGCTTCATTCCCTGGTAGACGTCAGGGGTTCCCTGAAAGAAGAAAGCGCTTTAAAGGAAAGGGCGGAAGAAGTATTGAACTTCATTTCGCTTTACAATGTAAAAGATGAAAATGTAAACAATCTTCCCTACGGGCAGCAAAAAATGGTCGAGCTGGCAAGGGCCATGATGGGCCAGCCAAAGCTGCTGCTTTTGGACGAGCCCGCGGCCGGGCTGAATCCGACGGAAAGGGTCCAGCTCATGGAACTCCTTCAGAAAATATATGACGAGGGAGTGGAATTGTTTCTTGTAGAGCACAATATGGATGTGGTCATGAATTTCTGCCAGAAAATCACCGTCTTGTCCTTTGGAGTTAAAATCGCGGAGGGAACGCCAAATGAGGTGCAGAATAACGATGAGGTAATCAAGGCGTATCTGGGCAAGAAATATAAAAAGCAAGGAGTGGATGAGGTACAATGA
- a CDS encoding ABC transporter ATP-binding protein yields the protein MNAVLSVEDMDVYYGKVKALNSITVSINEGEIVSIIGSNGAGKTTLMKSIMGLVKLAKGQITFMGKTVSNFKTHNIVNEGIVYVPEGRRIFPELTVFENLQMGAYSKKYSPAEYRNKVEEVYEIFPKLKQRSAQMGGSLSGGEQQMLAIGRALMASPKLLLLDEPSLGLAPIIIDDIFNVIIEINKQKHIPIILVEQNAYMALSISTRAYILEIGDIKYQGDAKELSESSVIKKAYLGG from the coding sequence ATGAATGCCGTTCTGAGCGTCGAAGACATGGATGTTTACTATGGGAAAGTAAAAGCACTGAACAGTATAACGGTTTCAATCAACGAGGGAGAAATCGTTTCAATCATTGGATCCAACGGAGCCGGTAAGACGACGCTGATGAAATCCATTATGGGACTTGTGAAGCTGGCAAAAGGCCAGATTACATTTATGGGCAAAACGGTCAGTAATTTCAAAACCCATAATATTGTCAACGAAGGGATTGTTTACGTACCGGAAGGAAGAAGGATTTTTCCGGAGCTGACAGTATTTGAAAATTTGCAAATGGGAGCTTATTCCAAAAAATACAGTCCGGCCGAATATAGAAATAAAGTCGAAGAAGTGTATGAAATTTTTCCGAAGCTCAAGCAAAGATCCGCGCAGATGGGGGGCTCGCTGAGCGGAGGGGAACAGCAGATGCTTGCTATCGGCAGGGCGCTGATGGCTTCTCCAAAGCTGCTGCTGTTGGACGAACCGTCCCTGGGACTCGCCCCGATTATCATTGACGATATTTTTAACGTCATTATTGAAATCAACAAGCAAAAGCATATTCCCATCATACTTGTGGAACAAAACGCCTATATGGCGTTGAGCATCTCCACGAGAGCCTACATTTTGGAGATCGGCGATATTAAATATCAGGGCGACGCCAAAGAACTCTCCGAAAGCTCCGTCATCAAAAAAGCGTATCTTGGGGGATAG
- a CDS encoding lactate racemase domain-containing protein, whose amino-acid sequence MYIDFPPADVLVRGMDQIRIPSMVTVEQKYDPANIRDISSHIRRQMEDNLKNKGQYWNKRLCLTVGSRGIPHLDRIVRTVCDILKEWGAKPFIIPAMGSHGGATADGQKEVLAGYNITEDSMGVPVLSSMDVVEYARLDDGTKLYCDKYASESDGIILLNKVKPHTDFRGAHESGLAKMIAIGLAKHIGASSFHRVGLDRFAGLIPKAAGKFLKLMPVAFGIGIVQNAYDELCAIEVMEKEKIMEKDRELLVLAKEKIAKFKFDELDVLIIDEIGKNISGMGFDPNIVGRNNSGTRDFSKILRLQKLFIRGLSEESHHNGAGIASADVTTRQCLRSVDWGTTWTNMITATTLNGGRIPLYMNNDRQAILLAIRTCNGIDFEDVTLARIKNTLSMNEIEISQSLYNKIKDRKDIHLIRGPHEMRFDEHDNLI is encoded by the coding sequence GTGTATATCGATTTTCCTCCGGCAGACGTCCTCGTGCGCGGCATGGATCAAATCAGGATTCCCTCTATGGTTACCGTTGAACAAAAATATGATCCGGCGAATATCCGGGATATTTCTTCTCATATCCGCCGCCAAATGGAAGACAATCTGAAAAACAAAGGACAGTATTGGAATAAAAGACTCTGCCTGACGGTTGGAAGCCGGGGAATTCCCCATCTTGACCGGATCGTCCGTACCGTATGCGACATCCTGAAAGAATGGGGAGCAAAACCGTTTATTATCCCCGCGATGGGCAGCCACGGCGGCGCTACGGCCGACGGGCAAAAGGAAGTGCTGGCCGGCTACAACATTACGGAGGACAGTATGGGGGTCCCCGTCCTGTCCTCCATGGATGTTGTGGAATATGCGCGATTGGATGACGGTACAAAGCTGTACTGTGACAAATACGCCAGCGAATCAGACGGCATTATCCTGCTGAACAAGGTAAAGCCCCATACGGATTTTCGCGGCGCGCACGAGAGCGGGCTGGCAAAAATGATCGCGATCGGCCTTGCCAAGCATATCGGCGCTTCTTCCTTCCACCGGGTGGGCCTGGACCGATTTGCCGGGCTGATCCCAAAGGCCGCCGGGAAATTTCTAAAGCTGATGCCGGTTGCCTTCGGCATTGGGATCGTTCAGAACGCCTATGATGAGCTTTGCGCGATCGAAGTCATGGAAAAAGAAAAGATTATGGAGAAAGACAGGGAATTGCTTGTCCTTGCCAAAGAAAAAATCGCAAAGTTCAAGTTTGACGAATTGGATGTGCTGATTATTGATGAAATCGGCAAAAACATAAGCGGAATGGGATTTGATCCCAACATTGTGGGAAGAAACAATTCCGGGACCCGTGATTTTTCAAAAATTCTCCGTTTGCAGAAGCTGTTTATCCGGGGCCTTTCCGAAGAATCCCATCATAACGGAGCCGGGATCGCTTCGGCGGACGTAACGACAAGGCAATGCCTTCGGAGCGTTGACTGGGGTACGACCTGGACGAATATGATCACCGCGACAACGCTGAACGGAGGAAGGATCCCCCTGTATATGAACAACGACAGGCAGGCGATATTGCTTGCCATCCGCACCTGCAACGGAATCGATTTTGAGGATGTAACGCTTGCGCGGATCAAGAACACGCTTTCCATGAACGAAATTGAAATTTCACAATCATTATATAATAAAATAAAAGATAGAAAGGATATTCATTTGATCCGGGGACCTCATGAAATGCGCTTTGACGAGCATGACAATTTAATATAA
- a CDS encoding TetR/AcrR family transcriptional regulator has protein sequence MSQTTKRALEASLKNLLLQKPLDKITINDIAEDCGISRMTFYYHFRDIFDLVEWSCVEDATKALEGKKTYDTWQQGFLQIFEAVLANKPFIMNVYHSVSREQVEIYLYRLTYDLLIGVVEEKAEGMSVRDEDKKFIADFYKYGFVGLMLDWIKNGMKEEPQTIIDRLSSLVHGNLTSALDNYRTDIPLSKRPE, from the coding sequence ATGTCCCAGACAACCAAACGGGCTTTGGAAGCTTCCCTGAAAAACCTGCTGCTCCAAAAGCCGCTGGATAAGATAACGATCAATGATATTGCGGAGGACTGCGGCATCAGCCGCATGACCTTCTATTACCATTTCAGGGATATTTTCGATCTGGTGGAATGGTCGTGCGTAGAGGACGCGACCAAGGCTCTGGAGGGGAAAAAGACATACGATACCTGGCAGCAGGGATTTTTGCAGATCTTTGAAGCGGTGCTTGCCAACAAGCCGTTCATCATGAATGTCTATCATTCCGTCAGCCGGGAACAGGTGGAAATCTATCTGTACAGGCTGACCTACGACCTCCTGATCGGCGTCGTCGAAGAAAAGGCGGAGGGCATGTCCGTCCGTGACGAGGATAAAAAGTTCATTGCGGATTTCTACAAATACGGATTCGTTGGGCTGATGCTGGACTGGATCAAAAACGGCATGAAAGAGGAGCCCCAGACGATCATCGACCGGCTCAGCTCGCTGGTTCACGGCAATCTCACCTCTGCTTTGGACAACTACCGCACGGATATTCCTTTATCAAAACGCCCGGAATGA
- a CDS encoding oleate hydratase, translating into MYYSSGNYEAFARPVKPEGVDHKSAYLVGSGLAALAAACFLVRDGQMKGSRVHILEKDPIPGGACDGYLYENLGYVMRGGREMDNHFECMWDLFRSIPSIETEGISVLDEYYWLNKKDPNYSLMRATVNRGEDAHTDKKFGLSDQGAEEIMKLFFTPDEELYNKRIDEYFSSEVLNSSFWMYWRTMFAFENWHSALEMKLYIKRFIHHVGGLPDFTALRFTKYNQYESMIQPMIKYLESNGVQFHYGTRVVNVEFDIQKDRKTAKRVIVLHDGKTENIDLTEDDLIFITNGGCVENSSLGGQNEPAPFNTEIKAGGGWDMWRKIAAQDPAFGHPDKFCHNPEQSNWMSATVTTLDGELPPYIQKICRRDPFSGKVVTGGIVTAKDSNWLLSWTFNRQPQFRSQPKGQLVGWIYGLFSDKPGNYVKKSMRECTGKEICMEWLYHMGVPESEIPALAEKSANTIPCMMPYITAFFMPRAKGDRPLVVPKGAVNFAFLGQFAETARDTIFTTEYSIRTGMEAVYTLLNVDRGVPEVWGSVYDVRDLLNSTVSLRDGKKMTDMELGFKERLAMKLLLKKTEGTDIEKLLKEHHVV; encoded by the coding sequence ATGTATTATTCCAGCGGGAATTATGAAGCGTTCGCGCGCCCGGTTAAGCCGGAAGGCGTCGATCACAAGTCCGCGTACCTTGTAGGCTCCGGCCTCGCCGCGCTGGCAGCCGCCTGTTTCCTTGTCCGCGACGGGCAGATGAAGGGCAGCCGTGTCCACATTCTGGAAAAGGACCCGATCCCGGGCGGCGCCTGCGACGGATATCTCTATGAGAATCTGGGCTATGTCATGCGCGGCGGACGGGAAATGGACAACCATTTCGAGTGCATGTGGGACCTGTTCCGCTCCATTCCGTCTATCGAGACGGAAGGAATCAGCGTGCTCGACGAGTACTACTGGCTGAACAAGAAGGACCCGAACTATTCGCTGATGCGCGCGACGGTCAACCGCGGGGAGGACGCGCACACCGACAAAAAATTCGGGCTTTCGGATCAGGGCGCGGAGGAGATCATGAAGCTGTTCTTCACTCCCGACGAAGAGCTTTACAATAAGCGCATCGACGAATATTTCAGCAGCGAGGTCCTGAACTCCAGTTTCTGGATGTACTGGCGCACGATGTTCGCCTTTGAAAACTGGCATTCCGCTCTGGAAATGAAGCTGTATATCAAACGCTTTATCCACCATGTGGGCGGCCTTCCCGATTTCACGGCGCTGCGTTTTACCAAATACAATCAGTACGAGTCGATGATCCAGCCCATGATCAAATACCTGGAATCCAACGGGGTGCAGTTCCACTACGGCACCAGGGTCGTCAATGTGGAGTTCGATATTCAGAAGGACAGAAAAACGGCGAAGCGCGTGATCGTCCTTCACGACGGCAAGACGGAGAATATCGATCTGACCGAGGACGATCTGATCTTTATCACCAACGGCGGCTGCGTGGAGAATTCCTCCCTCGGCGGCCAGAACGAGCCCGCTCCGTTCAACACGGAGATCAAAGCGGGCGGCGGCTGGGATATGTGGCGGAAGATCGCCGCACAGGATCCGGCCTTCGGCCATCCGGACAAATTCTGCCATAATCCGGAACAGAGCAACTGGATGAGCGCCACCGTCACCACCCTGGACGGCGAGCTGCCGCCGTATATTCAGAAAATCTGCAGGCGCGACCCGTTTTCCGGGAAGGTGGTCACCGGCGGGATCGTCACGGCAAAGGATTCCAACTGGCTTTTAAGCTGGACGTTCAACCGCCAGCCGCAGTTCCGCTCCCAGCCGAAGGGGCAGCTTGTGGGCTGGATTTACGGCCTGTTCAGCGACAAGCCCGGCAATTACGTCAAAAAAAGCATGCGGGAATGCACCGGTAAGGAAATCTGCATGGAGTGGCTGTATCATATGGGAGTACCGGAATCCGAAATCCCCGCGCTTGCCGAAAAGAGTGCCAACACGATTCCCTGCATGATGCCGTACATCACCGCGTTCTTCATGCCCAGGGCAAAAGGGGACCGTCCTCTGGTCGTTCCGAAGGGCGCCGTCAATTTCGCTTTCCTCGGTCAGTTCGCCGAGACCGCGCGCGACACCATTTTCACCACCGAATATTCCATCCGCACCGGCATGGAAGCGGTGTATACCCTGCTGAACGTCGACCGCGGCGTGCCGGAGGTCTGGGGCAGCGTGTATGACGTCCGGGACCTGCTGAATTCCACCGTATCCTTGCGCGACGGCAAGAAAATGACCGATATGGAGCTTGGGTTCAAAGAGAGGCTTGCCATGAAGCTGCTTCTGAAAAAAACCGAAGGCACCGACATTGAAAAGCTTCTGAAAGAGCATCACGTGGTTTAA